The Heyndrickxia acidicola sequence TCTTTGGATGTGGTCTCAGGAGGAGAATTATATACGGCTCTTGCTGCACAATTCCCGACTAAGAAGATTCACTTTCATGGGAATAACAAAAGCAGAGAAGAACTGTTAATGGCTATAGAACACAAAATTGGCTGTGTGGTAGTCGACAATTTTTATGAGCTGGACCTATTAACGGGGTTATGCAGTGAAAAGGACTGCAAGATGGATATTCTATTAAGGATAACTCCGGGAATAGAAGCCCATACACATGACTATATCCTGACAGGCCAGGAGGATTCTAAATTTGGCTTTGACCTGCAGAATGGACAGGCGGAAGAAGCCTTAAAGCTTTCTTTGGAGTCTGATCATGTAAATCTGCTTGGTGTTCATTGCCATATTGGTTCACAAATATTTGAAACGACTGGTTTCGTGCTTGCTGCTCACAAAATCATTGATAAATTGCATGACTGGGAGAAGAAGTATTCCTATTTTCCATCTGTTTTAAACTTGGGGGGAGGATTCGGAATCAGGTATACAGAAGAAGATGTTCCGCTGGCTCCATCTGATTATGTCGAAAAAATTGTAATCGAAGTAAAGCGTCATACAGAAAGTCTTGATTTGCCAATGCCTGAAATTTGGATTGAACCAGGCAGGTCGCTAGTCGGCGAAGCAGGAACTACTCTTTATTCCATTGGTTCAAGCAAACAGGTACCGGATGTAAGGAAATATTTAGCTGTAGATGGCGGCATGAGTGATAATATTCGTCCTGCGCTCTATGAAGCAAAATATGAAGCTGCTTTAGCGAACCGTCCAAACGACGCTGTGGAAGAATATGTATCCATCGCAGGGAAGTGCTGTGAATCAGGAGATATGCTCATCTGGGACTTGCCGCTTCCAAAAACAAATAACGACGATATTTTGGCTGTTTTCTGTACAGGAGCATATGGATACTCAATGTCAAATAATTATAATCGTATTCCACGCCCTCCGGTTGTCTTTGTTGAAAATGGAGAAGCTCAATTGGTGATAAGACGTGAAACATATGAAGATATTATTCGTCATGATCTTCCTTATAATGTCAATGTTCAATCTTAATAGATTCAAAGGATTGCGAAAAAAAAAGAAAATAGGTACAATAACGAGTAAGAACAAATTTTGTTACGGAGCTTATACTGGTATTGGGAGATAAAAATGCGTAAAAAAATGTCTGGTTATTTATTCTGTTAATCATGGCTGCACTCATTTGGGGTGTGTACGATTGTTTTTTTCTTCTACCTGGTAAGTAAAGCAGACACCGTCCTATCCAAAAATGGCAATGTACAGGTAGAATACTGTTTATTCTAAGAAGGCATGGTCTATACTGTAAGGAAAAAGGTAAAAAACGGAAAAAGATAACGAGGGATATGTTATGTTAATTCGATATAAAAAAGCCTTTGAAAAGATTGCAATGGGGCTATTATCATTTATGCCCAACGAAAAGGATCTTAAAAGGCTGCAGCAGACCATAAAGCAATATGAAACAGAAGATGATTGGCAGCTCTTTTTTTGGAAAGAGGAAGATTTGATTGGTCTTATTGGAGTGACAATCAATGGTCAAATAGTAGAAATTCAACATATATCCGTAAATCCTTCTCACAGGCAACAAGGTGTCGGAAAAAATATGATGAAATCATTAAAACAGATATATGAGGATAAACAGCTTATACCCAATCCGCATACTGTAGCATTTTTTGATAAATGTGACCTTGAAGAAGCAGACGCAAAGGAATAATGCGTCTGCTTTTTGTTTTAGAGGAAAGTATAAAATTTTTTATTACTTTATAGATTGAAACGCTCTACATACTTTAATAATTTATAATAGGCTTTGTTAAAGGACGCCGTTGTTTTTTAGCTCATTCGTGTGAAACAGAAGTTTCACACGACTTTCAGCTCAGCTAAAAAACGAGCAGTTTTCAAAATAAAAATTTAAGATTTATTATTGAACTTGAAAATTGGAATTTTTGTGGTTTTTGCTCTATAGATTAGAGCGGAAATAAATAGCCAATTTATGTGAAACCTTATGGCTTACGCTTTTCTTAGCCAAGCGATGCCTTTGCATTTTTTTCACTTTTGACTTAACGCAACTAATCTCATTTTCTCAATTTCAGAACGGTCTCTGACTAAATGTCTGTTAACAATAAAGTGATTTTGCAGATCACTTGGCATATTCCATTGGAAGTCGTTCTTTTTACACTCTGTCAAGCACAGCTGTAAAAGCTTAGAGTCAAGAATGGGAAGGTCAATGCTTTTATAAGGTTGACCTGAGCTAAGTTTTGCAATAGAGACATCTAAAATATTCAGGAGTTTAGGGTAGTCCAATCCGAGGTGATGGATATCCTGTTCTTTTTTACTTAATAGATTCCTAGATCTGGTTAATAACCGGGAGGCACCTTTTAGGTTCCTGCGGCGGTAATGATAGAATGCAACGGCCACCTGGATGAGACCTACCCACACTGAATCCCTGTTGAAATCATTGGACTCTTTCCAATATTCCTCTAAAATTTCATGGCACTCAAAGTAATCCCGATCCCCATGAAAATGAATTAAATAAGATATATATTCGGAAGGATAATGCAATGTTTATAAACTCCTCTCCATAAAGCTTTCCTTGATACTTAGCGGTAGCACGAAATAGATTGTAGATGATGCACCGTTCTAGCTTATCATATGTATCCTCAAGAACTCCAAGGTTTCAATTTTTTAACATCTATAAAAATAAACCAATAAAGGGAAAAGAAATCGGCAGCTAGACCGACTTCTTTTCGAGGATTTATCCTTGTGTTCTTGTTTTTAGTAAATATATGCAGCGCCAACGATAATCAATAAAATAAATAATACTACGATTAACGCAAAGCCTCCGCCATATCCAACTCCGTCTCCCATGTAAATCCCTCCTGTTTTTTCATTCGATGTATTGTATGTAGAACGGAATAAAGGTGTATGGGCCAGAGCCCAAAGGGGGAAATTTCTATTTGTAAAGTCCGGGGATTAGGAAGACTGTGAAAAAATTTTTATTGGAGGATGCCTTATAATCATCTATACTATTAATAGCCCTTTAGGCTTGAATATTAGAATTGGTGATTGTATGGAGTATAATGTAAAAATCGAAGCTTTTGAAGGACCTTTGGATCTTTTGCTTCACTTGATAAATCGTCTTGAAATTGATATATATGATATCCCTATGTCTGAAATTACCGAACAATATCTACTATATGTCCATGCAATGAAGGAACTGGAGTTAGATATTGCGAGTGAGTATTTAGTCATGGCTGCTACCCTGCTTGCAATAAAAAGCAAAATGCTGCTTCCTCAGCAGGAAGAAGAATTTTTTGAGGATGAGCTCGAACCCGATATGGAAGATCCACGGGACAATCTTGTTGAACAGCTGGTTGTTTACAGAAAATACAAAGAGGCTGCCCAGCAGTTGAAGAACCTGGAAATGGACCGCGGCCAAATGTTTACAAAGCCCCCAAGTGATTTGACAGAATTGATGACTGAAACTCAGATGGATAAACAGGAAGTCGAAGTATCGCTCTATGATATGATTGGCGCATTAAATAAGCTGTTAAGAAGAAAGAAGCTTCAAAAGCCGTTATCAACTAAAATAGCCCGGCAGGAAATATCAATTGAAACGAGAATGGATGAAATAACAAAAGAATTGAATTCAATTCGGGGAAAAAAAAGTTTCTATTCACTCTTCCCTTATCAGGACAAAGAGCATATTGTTATTACCTTTTTAGCAGTATTGGAATTAATGAAAAGGAATGAAATTTTTGTGGACCAGGAAGGAAATTTTGAAGAAATTTATGTTGCCCGGAAAGGAGCGAGCGTAGTTGGAAACAACTAATTGGAAAGGGATCCTAGAAAGCTTGCTTTTCGCTGCGGGTGACGAAGGACTATCCATTAAACAAATGATGGCTGTACTTGAAGTAGAGGAAGAAAAAACGATTGAACTTATTCATACGCTCAAAGAAGAGTATGAAAATGATCCAGATAGAGGTATTACCCTGGTCGAGATAGCGAATACATATCAACTGGCAACCAAAAAGGAGAACGCGGATTATCTAAAGCGATTGGTTGAAGCTCCTGGTTCTTCTACACTTTCACAGGCTGCACTTGAGACACTCGCCATTGTTTCCTATAAACAGCCGATCACAAGGCTGGAAATAGAAGAAATACGGGGTGTAAAAACAGAACGGCCATTGCAAACTTTAATGGCAAAAGGACTGATCAAGGAAGCTGGCCGTGCAGGAGGAGCAGGCAGGGCCATTTTATATGGTACTACGAAAGAATTCCTTGATTATTTTGGGTTAAAGGACTTAAGTGAACTTCCGCCGCTATCCCAGGATATTGATGAAGAAAATGATCTCGACGAAGCGGATTTATTTTTTGAGAAATTCAAAGAGTCGATGGAAACTAATGAATAATAGAAGACAAGAGGCTGTTTGCTTAGCAAATGGCCTCTTTTTTATTCATATCAACCTTGGTTCTGCATAAACTTGTACAAAGATGGGGTGAAGTTGGGTGAGAGAAAAGATCGTGACGGCTGCCATGTGATTCTCTCCGGAAATACTGCAGATAATGAAAAGGAAGAGGAGCACTTATATGAAACATTTCCTTGCACGTTTATTCATCGTGATGATGCTTTTAGCACTCATGCCTTCTAAGCCGGCCTCTGCAAGCATTTCTGTCGGAGCGGCCAGCGCAATATTAATGGATCAGGATACCGGGCGGATTCTATATGAAAAAAATGCTAACCAGCCTAGGAGAATTGCATCCATAACAAAAATAATGACGGCTATTCTTGCGATAGAATCGGGTAAACTGAATGATACATTTATGATAAGTGAAACTGCAGTCCGAACGGAAGGCTCTTCCCTTTATTTAAAGGCAGGAGAAAAAAGAAAGCTGGTGGATTTGGTTTACGGTCTGATGCTTCGTTCCGGGAATGATGCAGCTAATGCCATTGCTGAACATGTAGGAGGGAGTATACAGGGATTTGTTTTCTTAATGAATCAAAAAGCCAAAGAAATAGGCATGCTTAATACCCATTTTTCCAATCCAAGCGGACTGGATGACAGTTCAGACCACTTTTCAACAGCCTACGATATGGCTGTCCTTACGCGTTATGCCATGCAAAATAAAACATACGAAAAAATTGCAGGAACTAAAATGTATAAGGGCTGGAAAAATAAGAACAGGCTTTTAACCGAAAAATATAAATATTGTACAGGGGGGAAAACAGGTTTTACCAAGCTGGCTAGAAGGACTCTCGTTACAACGGCTTCAAAGGATGGTGAAAATTTGATTTCTGTTACTCTGAATGATTCTGACGATTGGAATGATCATATTTCCATGTATGAATATGGATTCAAGAACTTCCATCCTACTATAATTCTAGAAAAGGGTTTGGTGAATGCCATAACGACGAAGTATCTAAAAAACCATGTATATATTAAAAACGATGTTGTATATCCCTTGAAAAAACAGGAGGAATCGGATATTCATGTGGACTATCAGCTTGTAAAACCAAGTGAAAAATGGAAGAGTCCCAAAAAAATACCGCATATCGTGGGAAAAGCTATTATTTATATGGACAATAAACAAATCCGGCGTATCCCGGTCTACTATAGCACGGAAAAACAAACTGAAAAAACCAGCTGGCTTGGGATCTTCAAGCAGGTACTGTTTATTCAGTTAGGTGTAATGAACAATGGTTAATTATATTTGGATCGGGATGACCATTGTCGGGCTTATTTTTGCTGCAGTAAATGGAAGAATGAAACAAGTAAATGAAGCCATTTTTCATTCTGCAAATGAAGCTGTTACACTATGTATTGGATTAATCAGTATACTGGTTTTCTGGCTGGGCATCATGAAAATTGCAGAAGAATCGGGACTGCTTTATAAATTTTCCAGGCTCTGCCATCCGTTAATAAAACGGCTATTCCCTGAAGTGCCAGGAGACCATCCTGCGATGGGGTATATCGTTTCCAATATTATGGCGAATATGTTTGGTTTAGGCAATGCAGCTACACCACTGGGCATAAAGGCGATGGAGCAATTGAAAGAATTGAATGGAGGAAAGCCGGTTGCGAGCCGTTCTATGATTACCTTTTTGGCATTAAACACATCTGGTCTTACATTGATACCTACAACCGTTATTGCAATAAGAATGAATTATCATTCTGCATCGCCGACAGAAATTGTCGGTCCTACTTTGCTCGCTACAGCAATTGCAACTATTGTAGCCATTTTAATAGACCGGTATTTTTATTTCAGAAGAAAGCGGAAAGGGGGAGAATAGATGCAAGTTATTTCCATGATCTCCATCTGGATCATCCCCATTATGATCGGTTTTATATTGTTATACAGTGTTTGGAAAAAGATACCTGCCTATGAGATGTTTGTAGAAGGCGGAAAGGAAGGAATTAAAATTGCTGTATCCATCATTCCTTATCTGGTAGGAATGCTTGTAGCGATTACTATTTTCAGGGCATCAGGAGCGCTTGATTATTTTGTGAGTTTTCTCAAACCCTTTTTAAATTGGGCTGGAATACCTGCGGATGTTGTCCCTCTTGCCCTGATAAGGCCAATATCAGGGAACGCGGCTCTCGGCCTCATGAGTAATATCCTTGCCGTCCACGGGCCTGATTCTTTTATTGGAAGGATGGCCTCCACTATACAGGGAAGTACAGATACGACCCTTTATGTATTAACGGTCTATTTCGGGGCTGTGGGAATAAAAAAAATGGGGGATGCTTTGAAGGTAGGGCTTCTAGCTGACTTGGCAGGTATACTGGCAGCAATCTTTATAGTGTCCTGGATATTTGGCTAAGGCTCTTTTCGTAAACTTTGTTGCTATTTGACACAAAAAGGAGTATAAACCCAGATTCAGTATTAAAACTTTTAATAGCTTACGAAAAGATGCCACGAAGACAGACAACATAGGGAATAATCCTTTATACGTGAATCAACAATTTATGTGAAACCAGCCTTGGCTAAAGCAATCCGCTTGTATTTTTCCATATCAATAGGCGCTGTAAAAGATCTATGTTGATTTTGAACCTATGTTAATTGGAGCAGATACGCGAGATTCCTGCTTAAAAAACGTCTTAGGTGAGAATCCTGCGGAGAATGTGACGACTTATTCCCTGCCGCCCAGGGAAAGCGAGTGCCTGCAGCGTAAATCAACAGGAAGAATAACAAAGCTTAAAAATAATATGGAGAGTGGGCTGCAGTTAAATGTGAACAGGGAGGATAGAAACTCAGCAATTACGCAAATATTGCCTGAGCTTCTTTGCTTTTTACTCTACATGTGTAATAATTCTTAAGGTAAGACTAGAAATACCTAAAATAGAGGTGGAATTTGAAATGGAAAGACTACAGAAAGTAATTGCTCACGCAGGAGCAGCTTCTCGCCGCAAAGCGGAGGAATTAATTATAGAAGGGAAAGTAAAGGTTAACGGAAAGGTTGTTAAAGAGCTTGGAACAAAAGTTTCATCCTCTGACCGTGTGGAGGTAAACGGCATCCCGTTGGAAAGCGAAGAAAAGGTTTATTTCTTATTCTATAAACCAAGAGGAGTTATTTCAGCAGTCAGTGATGATAAAGACAGGAAAGTAGTAACAGATTACTTTCCGCTAATCAAGCAGCGCATTTATCCGATTGGCCGTCTTGATTATGATACATCCGGCATTCTTCTTTTAACAAACGATGGAGATTTTGCCAATCTCTTAATGCACCCTCGTTATGAAATTGATAAAACCTACGTTGCACGGCTGCAGGGCATTCCGACAAAGCAGTCCCTTAGACAGCTGGAAAAAGGCGTAAAGCTGGAAGATGGAGTGACAGCACCTGCAAAAACGAAAGTCCTTTCTGCAGAAAAGCAAAAGCAGAGATCTATTGTAGAAATCACCATCCATGAAGGAAAGAATCGCCAGGTCAGAAGGATGTTTGAAGCAGTGGGCCATCCAGTTCAAAAATTAAAGCGAGAACGCTTTGCTTTTTTAACCTTAAACGGACTGAACGCCGGAGAAAGCAGAGAATTAACGCCGCATGAAGTAAAACAACTGAGAGCATTGGCGGAAACTGGCAGCCATTAATGTTGTTGGAAGAGTGCGGGCAAAGGGAGAAGAAAAAAGAAAGTTGTAAAAATTCACATAACCTTCAAAGAATTCTTAAATTTACAGGTTTAAAATGCTATAATAGATTAAAACTGTGACCGTTTTCATAAAGGGGTGTGGCGCTATGACTCAAATAAAGCAAAAAAGGCTGGTCATTCGCAGCTTAATTCTGCTGGTTCTGCTGGGGGCAGTCGGTTATACTCTATATTCCAATTTAACGAAAGCAAGCCAGGGAGAAATCCATGTGGGGCAAACAGCTCCTGATTTTGTTTTAAAAGATATGAACGGAAAAACGCATCAGCTGTCACATTACAGAGGCAAGGGTGTATTTTTGAATTTTTGGGGAACTTGGTGCGATCCCTGCAAGAGGGAAATGCCATATATGAATGATTTGTATGAGGAATACCATAAAAAAGGTGTAGAAATATTAGCTGTACATGTAAAGGATACTAGATATCTTGTAGAAAACTTCATTAAGCAATATGGACTTCAATTTCCAGTTATGATAGACAAAGACGGAGACGTTCAGAATGAGTATGGGATTGATCCTTTGCCTGAATCGCTGTTAATCGGCCCCGATGGAAGGGTGAAAAAAATCATTATTGGAAATCAGAATTTAAAAGAAAAAGATTTTAGAAGTTTATTTGACAGCATTAAGCCGTAATAAAGGGGTTTTTTCTATGAGGGAAATGAAATGCGAGTGCGGTCATGTCAATCCAATTGGCACCATTCTCTGTGAATCATGCGGGAGGGCCATGACAGAAGAAGCGATAAAAGAATCCTTGCATGACATGAGGTATGAGGGCAGTGCCAGACGCTCTCAAACCTATAACAAGACCATTGTCGATAAAGTATGGAATTTTTTCTCCTCTGTAAAGGTAGGCGTTTGGCTGATTGTCATTACCCTGATCGCATCTGCTTTAGGAACCATACTTCCGCAGGAGCAATACATCCCCTCCGGTTCTGACCCCGCCCAATATTATAAAGATGAATACGGCTGGTTTGGGGATCTTTGGTATACAATTGGTTTCCAAGATTTATATAATTCGTGGTGGTACCTATTATTAATTGCTTCAATTGGAGTATCTCTTGTTATCTGCAGTTTGGACCGGTATATTCCTCTTAGAAGGGCTTTGAAAAATCAGAAGGTAACGAGGCATGAAGGCTTTCTTATGCGGCAGCGCATCTTTGGGAATTCGGAAGGACACGGGCGAGAGGAAGCGTTTGAGCAAGTAAAGTCCAAATTAAAAGAAAAAAGATATCGCCTGAGGGAAGAAAACGGAAATATACTGGCTGAAAAAAACCGTTTTAGCCGCTGGGGACCATACATAAATCATATAGGGTTAATTATCTTTTTAATCGGCTCTATGCTTCGTTTTATTCCTGGTATGTACGTAGATGAATTGCTTTGGATTCGAGAAGGAGAGAAAAAAATTGTCCCGGGAACAAATTCTCAGTTTGTCATTGAGAATAAGAAATTCATCCTGCAGACCTATGATAAAAAGAAAGATAATCAAAATTTTGATCAGGCTATTGACCGTGTTGGCAGTGTGCCGAAAAATTTCCAGTCCAATGTGGTACTGTATAAAAGAGAAGGCGGAAAAATTGCCGGTGAGCCTGCTAAACTAAAAAAATTAGAATCTTACCAAATTAAAGTCAATCAACCATTGAAATTTGACCATTATGCTGTCTATCAAATGGATTATAAATTAAATGAATTTCATGATATGTGGTTCCGACTTGAAAACAAAAAAACAGGAAAGTTCTATGGTCTGATGAAGATTGATTTATTCAATCCAAAGGATGTATATAACCTGGGCAACGGATACAAAGTCCAATTACTTGGTTTCTATCCGAATTTTACAGGTTTTGCAAAAAATGGAGAACCTCAATCGAGTTCTCCCATTCCCGATAATCCCGCTTTTTTATTCAACATGATTACCCCAGAGCATCCAAAGGGTGAAAAAAGCTTTGCTGCAATTCGAGAAACAATTGAGCCTCTCGGAAATAATGAGTATAAAATGGCTTTTGCCGGTATCGACACTAGGAATGTATCTGCGCTTACAGTGCATAAGGATTTAACCTTATGGGTATTGGCTTTTGGCGGCTTCATTTTTATGATTGGTGTCGTACAAGGCGCCTATTGGAACCATCGCAGGATTTGGCTGCAAAATAAAGATGGAAAGGTGCTTATAGCCGGGCATACCAACAAAAATTGGTATGGACTGAAACGAGAAATAGCTTTCGTTTTAGAAGGGACAGGGATTCCGGAGCCCATCGATCAGCAGGAAAAGAAAAAAGAAGGGGAGCAGGAGGGATAATATGACCGGCATTACCGGACTCAGCAGTGACTTTTTGTTTATGGCATTTATTTTATATCTGATTGGTACACTTTTGTTTGGAGGGGCCATTCGCTCGAATAAGGCCGTTTCTCAAACTCCAAAACAAAATCGCTGGGGAAAATCAGGGATTGTTGTCACCATCATTGGTTTTGCTTCCCAAGTCGTCTATTTCATTCTTCGCTGGATTGCATCCGGCCATGCGCCCGTCAGTAACTTATTCGAATTTACTACTTTTTTTGGCATGATGCTGGTGGGAGCCTTTATTGTCATTTACTTTATCTATCGAACAGCCGTCCTTGGATTATTTGCTTTGCCCATTGCACTATTGATCATCGCCTATGCCAGCATGTTTCCGAGGGATATTAATCCTTTGGTGCCATCACTCAGGAGCTATTGGCTGCAAATACATGTGACGACAGCTGCAACAGGCGAAGCGATACTCTCAATAAGTTTTGCTGCTGGTTTAATCTATTTAGTAAAAATGACAGATCAGAATAAAAGAGGCAAGCAAACTTTTTGGCTTGAAGCGGTCATGTTTGGATTAATCAGCTTCCTTGGATTTGTTATCGTTACCTCTATTTTTGCCGCCATGCACTACAATGCTGCATTTAATTGGGTAGATAAAAATGGAACGGATTTAACGGGGAATGACGGATTGATGTATCACCTGCCTGCTGTATTCGGTCCAAATGAGGGCACCCTTCAGACACATGGCGTAATGAAGCCGTGGGTTTTACTGCCTGCATATATAAATGCAGAAAAATTTAATAGTTTTATTTGGTCTATTGCTGCAGGAGTGGTAATCTATATAGTGACAAGGTTAATAATAAGAAAAAGAATAGGCGAACTCCTTAAACCATTGACTAAGAATATACGGGATGATCTGGTAGATGAAATTAGTTACCGCTCTGTTTTAATAGGCTTCCCTGTTTTCACATTAGGCGCTTTAATATTTGCTATGATATGGGCCCAAATTGCGTGGAGCAAATTTTGGAGCTGGGATCCCAAAGAGGTTTGGGCTCTTGTAACCTGGTTATTTTATGCAGCATTTCTCCATTTGCGGCTCTCAAAAGGCTGGCATGGTGAAAAGTCTGCTTGGCTGGCCGTAATAGGATTTGGCATCATTATGTTTAATCTGATTGCGGTAAACCTTATCATAGCAGGCCTGCATTCCTACGCAGGTGTATAAGGGAATTCAACATGTTTATGGGGTCTGTCTCTAGATGGTTTTCGTGTATGAAGCCATCTTGAGTTCGGCCCTGTTTTTATGGAGGCTGATTGAGAAACAATTATAGCATCCTTTCACATTGATGAAAGCTATTGCTAATGGATTTTTATTATGCTTTTCTATAACGCCAAGTAGCATGGCGCTTTCACTTTCTTATATCTTCCTTTCAGCTTAGCATAAGGCACCCTTTGAAAAAATAAACAGTTATCATCTAAGAAATATTACAGATCACTTGTAAGGAGGAATGATTGATGGAACAACCATTGGGAAAAATTTTGGTAGTGGATGATGAAGAAAGAATTAGACGTCTGCTCAAAATATATCTCGAGAGAGAGAACTACATAATTGAAGAAGCTGAAGATGGCAAAGAGGCATTGGAAAAGGCAATAGAAACGAACTATGATTGTATTCTGTTAGATTTAATGATGCCTGGTATGGATGGAATTGAGGTCTGTCAGGAGCTTCGAACAAAAAAATCAACTCCCGTTATCATGCTGACTGCTAAAGGTGAAGAAACCAATCGGGTTGAGGGGTTTGAAGCTGGGACGGACGATTATATTGTAAAGCCGTTCAGTCCAAGGGAAGTGGTGCTTCGGGTTAAGGCGTTGCTGCGCAGAAGCACTCCATCAAGCTTTATGAACACAGAAACGAAATCCAAAGATTTAATCGTATATCCGCATTTAACGATTGATAATGATGCCCACCGTGTAACAGCGGATGGAGTGGAAGTGAATCTTACACCAAAAGAATATGAATTGCTCTACTTCCTGGCAAAAGCGCCGGATAAGGTGTTTGATCGTGAGCATCTTTTAAAAGAAGTATGGCATTATGAATTTTTTGGTGATTTAAGAACTGTTGATACCCATGTAAAACGCTTAAGGGAAAAATTGAACCGGGTATCAGAGCAGGCTGCAAAAATGATTTTAACCGTATGGGGAGTCGGGTATAAATTTGAGGTTACGGAAGAATGAGAATTTGGAGAAGTGTAGTCGGCAAGCTTTGGATGACTATACTTCTGCTCGTTTCGTTTGTCCTTATTATCCTTACTATGTTGCTGCTGGAGTTTTTCCAGTCCTATAATGTTGGTCAAATTGAGCAAAATCTTAAAGGGACGGCAACAAAAATCGCCCGAAT is a genomic window containing:
- the resB gene encoding cytochrome c biogenesis protein ResB, which gives rise to MREMKCECGHVNPIGTILCESCGRAMTEEAIKESLHDMRYEGSARRSQTYNKTIVDKVWNFFSSVKVGVWLIVITLIASALGTILPQEQYIPSGSDPAQYYKDEYGWFGDLWYTIGFQDLYNSWWYLLLIASIGVSLVICSLDRYIPLRRALKNQKVTRHEGFLMRQRIFGNSEGHGREEAFEQVKSKLKEKRYRLREENGNILAEKNRFSRWGPYINHIGLIIFLIGSMLRFIPGMYVDELLWIREGEKKIVPGTNSQFVIENKKFILQTYDKKKDNQNFDQAIDRVGSVPKNFQSNVVLYKREGGKIAGEPAKLKKLESYQIKVNQPLKFDHYAVYQMDYKLNEFHDMWFRLENKKTGKFYGLMKIDLFNPKDVYNLGNGYKVQLLGFYPNFTGFAKNGEPQSSSPIPDNPAFLFNMITPEHPKGEKSFAAIRETIEPLGNNEYKMAFAGIDTRNVSALTVHKDLTLWVLAFGGFIFMIGVVQGAYWNHRRIWLQNKDGKVLIAGHTNKNWYGLKREIAFVLEGTGIPEPIDQQEKKKEGEQEG
- the ccsB gene encoding c-type cytochrome biogenesis protein CcsB → MTGLSSDFLFMAFILYLIGTLLFGGAIRSNKAVSQTPKQNRWGKSGIVVTIIGFASQVVYFILRWIASGHAPVSNLFEFTTFFGMMLVGAFIVIYFIYRTAVLGLFALPIALLIIAYASMFPRDINPLVPSLRSYWLQIHVTTAATGEAILSISFAAGLIYLVKMTDQNKRGKQTFWLEAVMFGLISFLGFVIVTSIFAAMHYNAAFNWVDKNGTDLTGNDGLMYHLPAVFGPNEGTLQTHGVMKPWVLLPAYINAEKFNSFIWSIAAGVVIYIVTRLIIRKRIGELLKPLTKNIRDDLVDEISYRSVLIGFPVFTLGALIFAMIWAQIAWSKFWSWDPKEVWALVTWLFYAAFLHLRLSKGWHGEKSAWLAVIGFGIIMFNLIAVNLIIAGLHSYAGV
- a CDS encoding response regulator transcription factor; this translates as MEQPLGKILVVDDEERIRRLLKIYLERENYIIEEAEDGKEALEKAIETNYDCILLDLMMPGMDGIEVCQELRTKKSTPVIMLTAKGEETNRVEGFEAGTDDYIVKPFSPREVVLRVKALLRRSTPSSFMNTETKSKDLIVYPHLTIDNDAHRVTADGVEVNLTPKEYELLYFLAKAPDKVFDREHLLKEVWHYEFFGDLRTVDTHVKRLREKLNRVSEQAAKMILTVWGVGYKFEVTEE